CTTTGTCGAAGGATTTAACAACCGAGTTAAGGTCCTAAAAAGACGATGCTACGGTATTTTCGATATTGAAAGGCTCTTCCAAAGGATTTCGCTTGACCTCAATGGGTATCAGACTTTTGCCTTGACCTAAACACTATATCTAGCGGCTACCACGCTAATTCCCAGAGAGCCGTTTAATCTAAGAGAACGTTCCCCCTTCTTGCCTCGTTGTCCTTTTAGTTTTTCAAAGTGAAAGCCCTTCAAGGAGTACAAATCGCGTTCATCTTTAGCAGCATCGATAGCACTCATTACCTCAAAGAAGTCATCTACAACGTTTGGATACTTATGGGCATTCTTTTCCTGGGTATAGAGTTCTTCTATCTTCTTCTTCTTGAATTTGAATCTCAAAGCGATGTCTCCCAGACCGCAGAGTTAAATTCTCAATCCATTTTATTAAAGCGAATTCAGCGATAGGGTGAATCACTGAATTCAGTATATCCTAAGATAGATGACTTGCCCCCATATATAGATCTTTGCAAGGCGGCTTTAACCTTTAGATGTTTCCGTATGACTGAGAATAGAAGTTAAAGTCAAGGAAGATTTAGATTATACATAGATAAAAATCAATTATAGACTTCTTGAAGATATATATAAATCTATCTATAATAGATTTACTCACACCAATCACAACACATCTCTTACGTGAACTCCATTCAGCACACTTGTAGGTAAGTGTGCTTTTTCATATCTAGACAATGATTGACTCAATAATGCTTGGAATCCTCGTAACAGAATATGACGTTCTCTAGTATTTCTACTAGTTCAGCATTCAAGGTTCTTTATCTGTTTGAACGCTCTTTGATCTAACAGATTCTTTTCAAAAGATCTATATCTGTATAACAAGTAAATTGCTCATATAACGGCTCACTGAAACTTATGAATTTTAGACTAAAAAAGAAGAATTAACATAATAGCTTTGGAGTGAAGCGGATCATGTATGTATACTCAGAACGAGTTGAAAGTTTACTTTCTTCATGAGCTTCAAATCCCTTGTTAGAGAGAGTTGTAGCTCAATCTAAAATGTTAAGCCCTCAGCCGTTGGCAGTATAAAGATGCCATTATTCTTTATTAAGTGGCACTCATCCTATTTTTGCTGTAATTTTGTTCAAAGTGCTAATCCTAATTTCTGCTCCGTAGACGCTTACAAGAGACGAAGTTGAGATTATATGACAGAACAATTTGAGCCTTTCTCTCCCCAACTCACCCAGTCCTGGCAACAAACTATTCTTGATAATGCTGATTTCATTATTGTTTCAACGGATACCAATGGGGTCATTCAAACCCTCAATGCTGGAGCATTAAAAAAATTAGGTTATACCTCTACAGAAATCATTGGCAAAGCGATTCCTTCCCTCTTTCGTGACTCAGAAGAAATAGAACAACGGACAAAAGTACTCTCTCAGGAATTAGGTAACGTCATCGAACCAGGCATAGAAACTTTTTTGGCTAAGGCTCGATTAGGCATTACCGATGAGAATGTCTGGACCTTTATTCGCAAAGATCAGAGTCGGTTTCCCGTTTGTCTTTCCGTGACAGCGCTGTGGGATAACTCAGGCCAGTTGACGGGGTTTTTAGGAATTGGCAAAGATGTCACTGCTCAACAAGAAGCTAAGGCATCTCTAGTTA
The genomic region above belongs to Acaryochloris marina S15 and contains:
- a CDS encoding type II toxin-antitoxin system RelE/ParE family toxin yields the protein MRFKFKKKKIEELYTQEKNAHKYPNVVDDFFEVMSAIDAAKDERDLYSLKGFHFEKLKGQRGKKGERSLRLNGSLGISVVAARYSV